The Ruficoccus amylovorans genomic sequence CAACTGGTTGAGGACTTCCTTCACCCGTCGTCGGCTGACGGTGCAGCGTGGATAGTCACCACGAAGAGTGACGGCAAATTCTCCTTCGGATTGGGAGGTCGTTGTCACGTGCCCGATATTAATAATATGAGCGCGGTGAATGCGCAAGAAATCCCCTGGAGGAAGTATGCTTTCCCAGGCTTTCATCGTCTGGCGTACCATGTCGCACCCACCAGAGGCGTAGTACACCCTGCTGTAGTCGCCGTCTGCGTTGATGC encodes the following:
- a CDS encoding LytTR family DNA-binding domain-containing protein, which encodes INADGDYSRVYYASGGCDMVRQTMKAWESILPPGDFLRIHRAHIINIGHVTTTSQSEGEFAVTLRGDYPRCTVSRRRVKEVLNQLPDQATD